A region from the Cryptosporangium arvum DSM 44712 genome encodes:
- a CDS encoding SRPBCC family protein, with translation MTVISTTPDPAAHTLTLVAEFTAPPKAVWQLWADPRLLERWWGPPTYPATFREYDFVVGGEARYHMTGPDGARSNGFWRLTALDEPRSLEFEEGFADQHGEPSTALPVAATRVDLDETPAGTRMTIVFRFDTAEQLEQVVTMGMAEGITLSFGQIDALLASA, from the coding sequence ATGACCGTCATCAGCACGACGCCCGACCCGGCGGCCCACACGCTGACGCTCGTCGCGGAGTTCACGGCTCCGCCGAAGGCCGTCTGGCAGCTCTGGGCCGACCCGCGGCTGCTCGAGCGGTGGTGGGGGCCGCCCACCTATCCGGCGACGTTCCGGGAGTACGACTTCGTCGTCGGCGGCGAGGCGAGATACCACATGACCGGCCCCGACGGCGCGCGCTCGAACGGGTTCTGGCGGTTGACCGCGCTGGACGAGCCGCGGTCGCTGGAGTTCGAGGAAGGGTTCGCCGACCAGCACGGCGAACCGTCCACGGCGCTGCCGGTGGCGGCGACACGCGTCGACCTCGACGAGACACCGGCGGGCACCCGGATGACGATCGTCTTCCGCTTCGACACCGCGGAGCAGCTCGAACAGGTCGTGACGATGGGCATGGCCGAGGGCATCACGCTGTCGTTCGGCCAGATCGACGCCCTGCTCGCGAGCGCTTAG
- a CDS encoding ArsR/SmtB family transcription factor: MVVDKGDADRIFAALADATRRDIVTRVLTREASVSALARQYEMSFAAVQKHVAVLERAGLVTKRRSGREQLVRGDIETIRRARELLRRYEEIWRGRVDRMNELLEDS, encoded by the coding sequence GTGGTTGTAGATAAGGGTGACGCGGATCGGATCTTCGCCGCGCTCGCGGATGCGACGCGGCGGGACATCGTCACCCGGGTGCTCACCCGGGAGGCGTCGGTCTCGGCGTTGGCCCGGCAGTACGAGATGAGCTTCGCGGCCGTGCAGAAGCACGTCGCGGTGCTCGAGCGCGCCGGTCTGGTCACGAAGCGGCGAAGTGGACGGGAGCAGCTGGTGCGCGGTGACATCGAGACGATCCGGCGGGCCCGCGAGCTGCTCCGCCGGTACGAGGAGATCTGGCGCGGTCGCGTCGACCGGATGAACGAACTCTTGGAGGACTCATGA
- a CDS encoding pyridoxal phosphate-dependent decarboxylase family protein, with the protein MKELLDATTTLAADYLARVGTRPVARPTTLDALADTIGAELPDDGVDPRTVVEDLARGVEEGLVVTNGGRFFGFVEGGVLPAALAADWLTSTWDQNPGFYALSPAAAAVEEICRRWLCDLFHLSETWSAGFTTGAQLANFAGLAAARHHVLTNAGWDLERDGLFGAPPITVVVGRERHATIDRALRFLGIGQAQLAIVDVDDQGRLRPDRLPTIDGPAIVCTQAGNVNTGAIDPVGAIVDRANGAWVHVDGAFGLWAAASPALRHLTDGVERADSIATDGHKWLNVPYDSGIVLCARPEAHRAALRLSADYLVRHGERQGSDWTPESSRRARAFAVYAALRSLGRRGVAELIERSCAQARRIAERLDGDFAVLNDVTLNQVLVRVGDDDERTRRVAAEIQRGGDTWLGTTVWQGRTAIRISVSDHAIDEAAIDTLIRALRTAAEA; encoded by the coding sequence GTGAAGGAACTGCTGGACGCGACCACCACCCTCGCGGCGGACTACCTGGCGCGGGTGGGAACCCGTCCGGTGGCCCGGCCGACGACGCTCGACGCGCTGGCCGACACGATCGGCGCCGAGCTGCCCGACGACGGCGTCGATCCGCGGACGGTCGTCGAGGATCTCGCGCGCGGCGTCGAGGAGGGCCTGGTCGTCACCAACGGCGGCCGGTTCTTCGGCTTCGTCGAAGGCGGCGTGCTCCCGGCCGCGCTCGCCGCCGACTGGCTCACGTCCACCTGGGACCAGAACCCCGGCTTCTACGCGCTCTCCCCGGCCGCCGCCGCGGTCGAGGAGATCTGCCGGCGCTGGCTCTGCGACCTGTTCCATCTGTCGGAGACCTGGTCCGCGGGCTTCACGACCGGTGCGCAGCTCGCGAACTTCGCCGGCCTCGCGGCCGCGCGCCACCACGTGCTCACGAACGCCGGCTGGGACCTCGAGCGGGACGGCCTCTTCGGCGCGCCGCCGATCACCGTCGTCGTCGGCCGGGAACGCCACGCCACGATCGACCGCGCGCTGCGTTTCCTCGGCATCGGCCAGGCCCAGCTCGCGATCGTCGACGTCGACGACCAGGGCCGCCTGCGCCCCGACCGCCTTCCCACGATCGACGGCCCGGCGATCGTCTGCACCCAGGCCGGCAACGTGAACACCGGCGCGATCGACCCGGTCGGCGCGATCGTCGACCGCGCGAACGGCGCCTGGGTCCACGTCGACGGCGCGTTCGGGCTCTGGGCGGCCGCGTCGCCGGCGCTGCGCCACCTCACCGACGGCGTCGAACGCGCCGACTCGATCGCCACCGACGGTCACAAGTGGCTCAACGTCCCCTACGACAGCGGAATCGTCCTCTGCGCGCGGCCCGAGGCGCACCGCGCGGCGCTGCGGCTGTCCGCCGACTACCTGGTGCGCCACGGCGAGCGCCAGGGCTCGGACTGGACCCCGGAGAGCTCCCGGCGGGCGCGTGCGTTCGCGGTCTACGCCGCGCTGCGCAGCCTCGGTCGCCGCGGTGTCGCCGAGCTGATCGAACGCTCCTGCGCGCAGGCCCGGCGCATCGCCGAGCGGCTCGACGGCGACTTCGCGGTGCTCAACGACGTCACGCTGAACCAGGTCCTGGTCCGGGTCGGCGACGACGACGAGCGCACCCGTCGTGTCGCCGCGGAGATCCAGCGTGGCGGCGACACCTGGCTCGGCACCACGGTGTGGCAGGGCCGGACCGCGATCCGGATCAGCGTCTCCGACCACGCGATCGACGAGGCCGCGATCGATACGCTGATCCGGGCCCTACGGACCGCCGCGGAGGCATGA
- a CDS encoding D-2-hydroxyacid dehydrogenase family protein, producing the protein MRIVVLDDHQDVARTFGPFDRLAAEIVVRHEHVSDVEELTAVLRGANVVVAMRERTPFGAAEFARLPDLKLLVTTGMVNASIDLAAAAAHGVTVCGTESAPGPAKATAELTWALILAVLRNVPAEDRALRSGQWQTTVGTGLAGATLGLLGLGRLGSQVAKVGRAFGMNLIAWSENLTAARAAEVGALAVTKDQLLTRSDVMSVHLRLSDRTAGLIGAAELARMKPTAVLVNTSRGPIVDEGALVAALHAGALGGAGLDVYDTEPLPAHHPLLTAPRTVLLPHLGYVTRETYALWYPQIVENIEAWSAGAPIRVLTG; encoded by the coding sequence GTGCGCATCGTCGTACTTGACGACCATCAGGACGTCGCGCGGACCTTCGGTCCGTTCGATCGGCTCGCCGCCGAGATCGTCGTCCGTCACGAGCACGTGTCCGACGTCGAGGAGCTGACCGCCGTACTGCGCGGTGCGAACGTCGTCGTGGCGATGCGCGAGCGCACCCCGTTCGGGGCGGCCGAGTTCGCGCGCCTGCCCGACCTCAAGTTGCTCGTCACCACCGGCATGGTGAACGCGTCGATCGACCTGGCCGCGGCCGCCGCGCACGGGGTCACGGTGTGCGGCACCGAGTCCGCGCCCGGCCCGGCGAAGGCCACCGCCGAGCTGACCTGGGCGTTGATCCTGGCCGTGCTGCGCAACGTCCCGGCCGAGGACCGCGCGCTGCGCTCCGGGCAGTGGCAGACCACCGTGGGCACCGGGCTCGCCGGGGCGACGCTCGGCCTGCTCGGGCTCGGCCGGCTGGGGTCGCAGGTCGCGAAGGTCGGCCGGGCGTTCGGCATGAACCTGATCGCCTGGAGCGAGAACCTCACCGCCGCGCGGGCGGCGGAGGTCGGCGCCCTGGCCGTCACCAAAGACCAACTGCTCACCCGGTCCGACGTGATGAGCGTCCATCTCCGGCTCAGCGACCGCACCGCCGGGCTCATCGGGGCGGCCGAACTGGCCCGGATGAAGCCGACCGCGGTACTCGTCAACACCTCGCGCGGCCCGATCGTCGACGAGGGCGCGCTGGTCGCCGCACTGCACGCCGGGGCGCTCGGCGGCGCCGGGCTCGACGTCTACGACACCGAGCCGCTCCCCGCCCACCATCCGCTGCTGACCGCGCCGCGTACCGTGCTGCTGCCGCACCTCGGCTACGTGACCCGCGAGACCTACGCGCTCTGGTACCCGCAGATCGTCGAGAACATCGAAGCCTGGTCCGCGGGCGCCCCGATCCGCGTCCTGACGGGCTGA
- a CDS encoding DUF4185 domain-containing protein has product MASGRGAAAQALAAFVVAAVVAAVVTWLVIKPDDDGLPPVPRVESVTELGPLRQHPRVNGRDNGQSAGFGSRSIWVFGDTVTREPWAFISSTGASTTDLLASDGITITSTDVFGTTGPVPTNMIPYTAAEKAFTAKHEKSRCTPEKDTNCGAQIGLWPGAIVADPGRDRVLVFYAKLCRGGPENSRCSGPLGHGLGTGIASLDMTTRKVTRLTAGGASPLPSVETDADPTLFFPYRTAYTAAATLVGDQLYVYGDCNSRCHLARVPIGAVSDRSRWEFFSGRAASGAAEWSKDYDDATTNLSAGSAGNSVIRVPALNAWLNVYLPPLSNTLTAQIGSSPAGPWSRAFALAATDNAGSGTNYAGFAHPEYAEDDGLVQYLSYYQASTYQQRLLRLVFDD; this is encoded by the coding sequence ATGGCGTCGGGGCGAGGGGCTGCCGCCCAGGCGCTCGCCGCGTTCGTCGTCGCCGCGGTCGTGGCCGCCGTCGTCACGTGGCTGGTGATCAAGCCGGACGACGACGGGCTGCCGCCGGTCCCGCGGGTCGAGAGCGTCACCGAACTCGGTCCGCTGCGACAACACCCCCGGGTCAACGGGCGCGACAACGGCCAGAGCGCCGGTTTCGGCTCGCGCTCGATCTGGGTGTTCGGCGACACCGTTACCCGCGAGCCGTGGGCGTTCATCTCCAGCACCGGGGCGTCGACCACGGACCTCCTGGCGTCCGACGGCATCACGATCACCAGCACCGACGTGTTCGGCACGACGGGCCCGGTGCCGACGAACATGATCCCGTACACCGCGGCCGAGAAAGCGTTCACCGCGAAGCACGAGAAGAGCCGCTGCACGCCGGAGAAGGACACGAACTGCGGCGCGCAGATCGGCTTGTGGCCCGGTGCGATCGTGGCCGACCCGGGGCGCGATCGTGTCCTCGTGTTCTACGCCAAGCTGTGTCGCGGCGGTCCGGAGAACTCCCGCTGTTCCGGCCCGCTCGGGCACGGACTCGGCACCGGCATCGCGTCGCTCGACATGACGACGCGGAAGGTCACCCGCCTCACCGCGGGCGGCGCGTCGCCGTTACCGAGCGTCGAGACCGACGCGGACCCGACGCTGTTCTTCCCCTACCGCACCGCGTACACGGCGGCGGCGACGCTCGTCGGCGACCAGCTCTACGTCTACGGCGACTGCAACAGCCGCTGCCACCTGGCCCGGGTGCCGATCGGTGCGGTCTCCGACCGCTCGCGATGGGAATTCTTCTCCGGACGCGCGGCGAGCGGCGCCGCGGAGTGGTCGAAGGACTACGACGACGCCACCACGAATCTGAGCGCCGGTTCGGCGGGCAACTCGGTGATCCGGGTGCCGGCGCTGAACGCGTGGCTCAACGTCTACCTGCCGCCGTTGAGCAACACGCTCACCGCCCAGATCGGATCCTCCCCGGCGGGCCCGTGGTCGCGGGCGTTCGCGCTGGCCGCCACCGACAACGCTGGTTCGGGCACGAACTACGCCGGCTTCGCCCACCCCGAGTACGCCGAGGACGACGGGCTCGTGCAGTACCTCAGCTACTACCAGGCCTCCACCTACCAGCAGCGCCTGCTCCGCCTGGTCTTCGACGACTGA
- a CDS encoding aminoglycoside adenylyltransferase domain-containing protein, translating into MDTELTTFLTELVADVRGILGGTFVGAYVQGSFALGAGDLHSDCDVVVATTTLPTGPIETGLRRLHAVVPDRPGFWSTHLEASYADVETLRSVRGLGTRWLYNDHGHRTLAWDTHCNSAHTRWILHNHGITLAGPPAASLVDAPPPGALRDEARAALPHLVAETRTWAPFDVAWTQRYLVTTYCRLLYTLSTARVASKRGALDWALATLDPAWRPLLTQVREDRALGWDPEAGPRPGSLDTTYAFGRYAESFAR; encoded by the coding sequence ATGGACACCGAGCTCACCACGTTCCTGACCGAGCTCGTCGCCGACGTCCGCGGCATCCTCGGCGGCACGTTCGTCGGCGCCTACGTGCAGGGCTCGTTCGCGCTCGGCGCCGGAGACCTCCACAGCGACTGCGACGTCGTCGTCGCCACGACCACGCTGCCGACCGGCCCGATCGAGACCGGCCTCCGCCGGCTCCACGCCGTGGTCCCCGATCGGCCGGGGTTCTGGTCCACCCACCTCGAAGCGTCCTACGCCGACGTCGAGACGCTGCGCTCCGTCCGCGGCCTCGGCACCCGCTGGCTGTACAACGACCACGGGCACCGCACGCTGGCCTGGGACACCCATTGCAACTCCGCGCACACCCGCTGGATCCTGCACAACCACGGCATCACGCTCGCCGGTCCACCCGCCGCGAGCCTGGTCGACGCTCCCCCGCCGGGCGCGCTGCGCGACGAGGCCCGTGCCGCGCTGCCCCACCTCGTGGCCGAGACCCGCACCTGGGCGCCGTTCGACGTCGCCTGGACCCAGCGGTACCTGGTCACCACGTACTGCCGCCTGCTCTACACGCTGAGCACCGCGCGGGTCGCCTCGAAGCGCGGCGCGCTCGACTGGGCCCTCGCCACCCTCGACCCGGCCTGGCGTCCGCTGCTGACGCAGGTACGCGAGGACCGCGCCCTCGGCTGGGATCCCGAGGCCGGGCCCCGTCCCGGAAGCCTCGACACCACCTACGCCTTCGGCCGGTACGCCGAGTCGTTCGCCCGCTGA
- a CDS encoding VOC family protein, translating into MTDRPAVHLAIPVDDLAAARVFYGQVLGLPEGRSSDHWVDWDLHGHQLVTHLVPGPVTPAGLSEVDGHEVPIPHYGLLLGVEAFHELAARLDGTPFVIEPYLRFPNRPGAQWTMFLRDPAGNALEFKAFLDETQVFAR; encoded by the coding sequence ATGACCGATCGACCGGCCGTTCACCTCGCGATCCCGGTCGACGACCTGGCCGCCGCGCGCGTCTTCTACGGGCAGGTGCTGGGGCTTCCGGAGGGCCGGTCCAGCGATCACTGGGTCGACTGGGACCTCCACGGCCACCAGCTCGTCACGCATCTCGTCCCTGGCCCCGTCACGCCCGCCGGCCTCAGCGAGGTCGACGGGCACGAGGTGCCGATCCCCCACTACGGCCTGCTCCTGGGCGTAGAGGCGTTCCACGAACTCGCCGCCCGGCTCGACGGCACCCCGTTCGTCATCGAGCCCTACCTGCGTTTTCCCAACCGGCCCGGCGCGCAGTGGACGATGTTCCTGCGCGACCCGGCCGGCAACGCGCTCGAGTTCAAGGCGTTCCTCGACGAGACGCAGGTCTTCGCCCGGTGA
- a CDS encoding sensor histidine kinase — MTPPRYVAPLISGTTYRRGVHLLLGAVIALPYLVLARAVLTLGDDRATRPALLLTGVAAAAIAAAPAFLNGTRGLEIAAARSLLGVDLPDPVPGTRPELETRVRCALWFGLHLVLGAVIASLLLVAVPIAVLVLSQQFGVLDADQAGLSGAPVGRGAAAWLLFAVVVLVVTGYVTAGFGALAALMAPVLLGPSATEREQALEIAARRLAERHRLARDLHDSIGHALTLATVQASAAGQVFDDDPQFVRRALLVIEETSRTAMDDLDHVLGVLRDRDVRGDETDRDHDGGTRGPQPTLARLDRLCDDSLARGVPVEVTVTGAVTAVPAVVSREGYRIVQEALTNVARHAGRVPATLRVTVTDAELGIEVVNPLPERASAAGSRAGRGLDGMRERVALLRGTLSTGRSAVGWQVSARLPLAGDR, encoded by the coding sequence GTGACACCTCCGCGGTACGTGGCCCCGCTGATCAGCGGCACCACGTACCGGCGCGGGGTGCACCTGCTGCTCGGTGCCGTGATCGCGTTGCCGTACCTCGTCCTGGCCCGGGCGGTGCTGACGCTCGGCGACGATCGGGCCACCCGCCCGGCGCTGCTGCTGACCGGCGTCGCCGCCGCGGCCATCGCCGCGGCACCGGCGTTCCTCAACGGCACCCGCGGCCTGGAGATCGCGGCGGCCCGGTCCCTGCTCGGGGTGGACCTCCCGGATCCGGTGCCGGGCACCCGGCCGGAGCTGGAGACCCGGGTCCGGTGCGCGCTCTGGTTCGGGCTGCACCTGGTGCTGGGCGCGGTGATCGCGTCGCTGCTGCTGGTCGCCGTACCGATCGCCGTGCTGGTGCTCAGCCAGCAGTTCGGCGTGCTCGACGCCGACCAGGCGGGGCTGAGCGGCGCGCCGGTCGGGCGGGGCGCGGCGGCGTGGCTGCTGTTCGCGGTCGTCGTGCTGGTGGTGACCGGATACGTGACGGCCGGGTTCGGGGCGCTCGCGGCGTTGATGGCCCCGGTGCTGCTCGGCCCGTCGGCCACCGAACGCGAGCAGGCGCTGGAGATCGCGGCGCGGCGGCTGGCCGAGCGTCACCGGCTGGCCCGGGACCTGCACGACTCGATCGGGCACGCGTTGACGCTCGCGACCGTGCAGGCGAGCGCGGCGGGGCAGGTGTTCGACGACGACCCGCAGTTCGTCCGGAGGGCCCTTTTGGTCATCGAGGAGACGAGCCGGACCGCGATGGACGACCTCGACCACGTGCTCGGCGTCCTCCGCGACCGGGACGTCCGGGGAGATGAAACCGACCGGGACCACGACGGCGGGACACGCGGGCCGCAGCCGACGCTGGCGCGGCTCGACCGGCTGTGCGACGACTCACTGGCCCGGGGAGTGCCGGTGGAGGTCACGGTGACCGGGGCGGTGACGGCGGTACCGGCGGTGGTGTCCCGGGAGGGCTACCGGATCGTGCAGGAGGCGCTGACGAACGTCGCGCGACACGCCGGGCGGGTACCGGCGACACTGCGGGTCACGGTCACCGACGCCGAACTGGGCATCGAGGTCGTCAACCCGCTGCCGGAGCGGGCGTCCGCCGCCGGGTCGCGGGCCGGACGCGGGCTCGACGGCATGCGCGAGCGGGTCGCCCTGTTACGGGGCACGCTGAGCACCGGCCGGTCCGCCGTCGGCTGGCAGGTGTCGGCCCGGTTGCCGCTGGCCGGTGACCGGTGA
- a CDS encoding response regulator, giving the protein MTTVLLVDDEELVRMGLRAVLDAQPDLRVVGEAADGAEVPPLVARLRPDVVLMDVRMPAVDGIQATRQLMASGDSPPRVLVITTFENDDYVYAALRAGASGFVLKRARPAQLVDAVRVVARGDSLLFPAAIRRLAGAYGVGAALLADARLTARELDVLRRMAAGRSNAEIAGDLVLSVETVKTHVGNVLGKLGARDRTQAVIVAYESGLITPAG; this is encoded by the coding sequence GTGACGACGGTGCTGCTCGTCGACGACGAGGAACTGGTCCGGATGGGGCTCCGGGCGGTCCTCGACGCCCAGCCCGACCTGCGGGTGGTCGGCGAGGCCGCCGACGGGGCCGAGGTACCACCGCTCGTCGCCCGGCTCCGGCCGGACGTCGTGCTGATGGACGTGCGGATGCCCGCGGTCGACGGGATCCAGGCCACCCGGCAGCTGATGGCCTCCGGCGACTCCCCGCCCCGGGTGCTGGTGATCACGACGTTCGAGAACGACGACTACGTGTACGCGGCGCTGCGGGCCGGTGCCAGCGGGTTCGTCCTCAAACGCGCCCGCCCGGCGCAGCTGGTCGACGCGGTCCGGGTCGTCGCCCGAGGCGACTCGCTGCTGTTCCCGGCCGCGATCCGGCGGCTCGCCGGCGCGTACGGCGTCGGTGCGGCCCTGCTCGCGGACGCTCGGCTGACCGCGCGTGAGCTGGACGTGCTGCGCCGGATGGCGGCCGGGCGTTCCAACGCGGAGATCGCCGGCGACCTGGTGCTGAGCGTGGAGACGGTGAAGACCCACGTGGGCAACGTGCTGGGGAAGCTGGGTGCCCGCGACCGCACACAGGCCGTCATCGTGGCCTACGAGTCGGGGCTGATCACACCGGCGGGGTAG
- a CDS encoding peptidoglycan-binding domain-containing protein, which produces MTVKRKIVGRTLALLIATVAALATGGVVATPASAGNITGRCTYTSSEPVLRSGSSGTAVRQVQCELNYAMTGVADIAVDGSFGPITDNYVRRFQSCIGLPVDGIVGPNTWKQLNHWAASVGFPC; this is translated from the coding sequence ATGACAGTGAAACGAAAGATCGTCGGACGAACTCTAGCTTTGCTCATCGCCACTGTCGCCGCCTTGGCCACGGGCGGTGTCGTCGCCACTCCGGCCAGTGCGGGGAACATCACCGGCAGGTGTACCTACACCAGCAGTGAACCGGTCCTCCGGAGCGGCAGTTCCGGTACCGCGGTCCGGCAGGTGCAGTGCGAACTCAACTATGCGATGACAGGCGTCGCAGACATCGCCGTGGACGGCAGCTTCGGCCCTATCACCGATAACTACGTCCGCCGCTTCCAAAGCTGCATCGGGCTTCCCGTCGACGGCATTGTCGGGCCGAACACGTGGAAACAGCTGAACCACTGGGCCGCGAGCGTCGGCTTCCCCTGCTGA